A window of Deltaproteobacteria bacterium contains these coding sequences:
- the nadC gene encoding carboxylating nicotinate-nucleotide diphosphorylase has protein sequence MVINDNSEWASLVQHPEVQALLDLAIAEDMGDAGDVTTDSIFLKAQQVQAVVAARTETVVCGIHLAHAIMKRFDPELEPLNPMAEGTIAQPGQVLFQLNGDIRSILKAERTILNFMIRLCGIANGARIAADQVPDDCSAKIYDTRKTTPGWRLLEKAAVKTGGAFNHRVGLFDAVLIKDNHIAAAGSLQSAIEMSRAKVGTSMIVQVEIDGLDQLDEALSAGPDIILLDNFSDKDLKDAVTRTAGRAQLEASGGIGITDITRVAQTGVDRISMGALTHTVVPADLGLDMLEE, from the coding sequence ATGGTCATCAACGATAACTCAGAGTGGGCAAGCTTAGTTCAACATCCAGAAGTTCAAGCGCTTTTGGACCTCGCCATTGCTGAAGATATGGGCGACGCGGGTGATGTCACCACCGACTCCATTTTCCTTAAAGCCCAACAAGTTCAGGCAGTTGTAGCTGCCCGAACTGAAACTGTTGTGTGTGGCATCCACCTGGCACACGCCATCATGAAGCGTTTTGACCCTGAGCTCGAGCCTTTAAACCCAATGGCCGAGGGCACCATCGCCCAACCCGGCCAGGTACTTTTTCAGCTCAATGGGGATATTCGCTCTATCTTAAAAGCCGAAAGAACTATTTTAAACTTTATGATTCGGCTCTGCGGTATCGCCAACGGCGCTCGTATCGCAGCCGACCAAGTCCCCGATGATTGCTCGGCGAAAATCTACGACACACGTAAAACCACGCCGGGTTGGAGATTACTTGAAAAGGCCGCTGTGAAAACCGGTGGGGCTTTTAATCACCGCGTAGGGCTTTTCGACGCTGTTTTGATCAAGGACAACCACATTGCAGCAGCTGGCTCTCTTCAGTCGGCCATCGAAATGTCTCGGGCCAAAGTCGGTACGTCCATGATTGTACAGGTTGAAATTGACGGTCTTGATCAACTCGACGAAGCACTCAGTGCTGGACCTGACATCATATTGCTCGATAACTTTTCTGATAAAGACTTAAAGGATGCAGTGACACGAACTGCAGGCCGAGCACAATTGGAAGCAAGCGGCGGAATTGGGATTACAGATATCACCCGAGTTGCCCAAACTGGTGTCGATCGCATCTCTATGGGTGCTTTGACCCATACTGTTGTTCCAGCCGATTTAGGCTTGGATATGTTGGAGGAATAA
- a CDS encoding OmpA family protein, whose product MSRYAIGMLILVGALASGCRSGPMLRGDAVQIAKKLEMARENGAYNCAPMQLAQAEAHLEFLEYELDEGDFQRASWHHRAATQNADTAFAITDPDKCADREVLIADAAPVIIKSTDRDLDGILDEVDQCPDEPEDKDTFEDLNGCPDPDNDADMVLDINDVCPLEPGSVENRGCPVADRDGDGIGDDVDQCVNEPEDIDGFQDEDGCPEADDIDGDGILDQVDKCPTEPEDIDNYLDEDGCPELDNDEDGVVDMSDLCPIQPGPITNAGCPVADRDNDGVNDEIDQCPDVPGQAPTGCPKRVLVEVKGSQIEIKEKINFESNGSAIAGGLSFEIIDQVAQVFKSNPGIRVKIEGHTDSSGAADYNLKLSDSRANAVRKALISRGIEADRLEAIGYGESKPISSNSSSKGRAQNRRVEFNILKK is encoded by the coding sequence ATGAGTCGTTACGCCATTGGTATGCTTATTTTGGTGGGTGCATTGGCCTCTGGTTGTCGCTCAGGCCCGATGCTTCGAGGCGACGCTGTACAGATTGCTAAAAAGCTCGAAATGGCTCGTGAAAACGGGGCCTACAATTGTGCGCCGATGCAGCTTGCACAGGCGGAAGCTCATCTAGAGTTTCTAGAGTATGAGCTTGATGAAGGTGATTTTCAGCGAGCAAGTTGGCACCACCGAGCAGCCACTCAAAATGCTGATACGGCATTCGCGATAACCGATCCTGATAAGTGCGCCGATCGTGAGGTTCTCATTGCGGACGCCGCACCGGTGATCATTAAAAGCACAGACCGAGACCTCGATGGTATTTTGGATGAAGTCGATCAGTGTCCGGATGAACCAGAAGATAAGGATACCTTTGAAGACCTTAATGGTTGTCCAGATCCCGATAACGATGCGGATATGGTTCTTGATATAAACGATGTTTGTCCGCTTGAGCCCGGCAGTGTGGAAAACCGCGGTTGTCCTGTAGCCGACCGCGACGGCGATGGCATCGGCGACGATGTAGATCAATGTGTTAACGAGCCAGAAGATATCGATGGTTTTCAAGATGAAGATGGTTGTCCTGAAGCAGACGACATCGATGGTGATGGCATCCTGGATCAGGTTGATAAATGCCCGACTGAGCCAGAAGACATCGATAATTACTTAGATGAAGATGGCTGCCCGGAACTCGATAACGATGAAGATGGTGTTGTTGATATGTCGGATCTCTGCCCGATTCAGCCGGGACCGATTACCAATGCAGGCTGCCCCGTAGCCGACCGTGACAACGATGGCGTCAACGATGAAATCGATCAGTGTCCAGATGTTCCCGGCCAAGCGCCAACGGGTTGCCCAAAGCGCGTGCTGGTTGAGGTGAAAGGTTCTCAGATTGAGATCAAAGAAAAGATTAACTTTGAAAGCAATGGGTCAGCCATAGCCGGCGGTTTGTCTTTCGAAATCATCGACCAAGTGGCCCAGGTCTTTAAGTCGAACCCAGGGATTCGCGTAAAGATTGAAGGACATACCGATAGTTCAGGCGCTGCAGATTACAATCTGAAGCTCTCAGACTCCCGGGCCAATGCAGTGCGAAAGGCGCTGATTTCACGGGGTATTGAGGCAGATAGATTAGAGGCCATTGGGTATGGTGAGTCGAAGCCAATCTCTTCCAACTCAAGCAGCAAGGGCCGCGCCCAGAACCGCCGCGTTGAATTCAACATCTTGAAGAAGTAG
- a CDS encoding AgmX/PglI C-terminal domain-containing protein codes for MRFSCPKCSTRYSVADEKVPSARTLRFTCKKCGYVMRLRRKETATGEVQEPVANVSQPAETPVSGFRVQEAVANKTASPNPPSPPPPPEDDKKIWFVLVAGEQIGPIGQQEVLAMLGRKQIDGRTYSWREGMGDWLTLGKIPEFAEPANQSGDASWRVMTPKEPTAAPEPTPPQQPAVSDSSDMLADEPTVAINRDDLAKALAQTMGTPAAEEPAPQAPQSNIAEDPTQAIAIEDLEKALNQTTKAASLPEPEPEPEPEPTPEPEPEPEPEPEPEPEPEPEPEPEPEPEPFVDTTDENLTAPHEAAPQNAESSPESLDNTDSIPVVIDDDAPATEPDFASLSAPADEPFSPFIDANHDISDTDEVTTMPHLFDTQEGDLTSELTAPPSPKAEDVVSAAALLAGVPTGEAMARGGYAGNAEGEGNSNEHNTMKPLKMGVNPDQNYITAAPGEATRVFMATAGIFERRRNNRIAAVVGSVMFCLIAGTVTLDLMGYIEIPGLGFVYSVTGIEDPNVDRAAKRVEEKLVSSNMTEEERNALRQQLMGLNKKKKSKAPKVKLRPVAEKGIDTSHSLSKNEQDMATSIFTDIRKKRQKIKLTKPSDISTPNLPDGLTSESIYKVITDNNRSMNLCLVEAMRKGESPKGKMEIEMTIAANGTVVKVGVASKGFDDSPMAECTMRRVKNWRFPKFNGKPVPVSFPVVLSGSL; via the coding sequence GTGAGATTTTCCTGCCCTAAATGTAGTACCCGTTACAGTGTAGCGGACGAAAAAGTTCCTTCTGCGCGAACCTTGCGCTTTACCTGTAAAAAGTGTGGTTACGTGATGCGCCTAAGGCGAAAAGAGACCGCAACAGGAGAAGTTCAAGAGCCCGTAGCAAACGTTTCTCAACCCGCAGAAACACCGGTGAGTGGCTTTAGAGTTCAAGAGGCGGTTGCCAATAAAACGGCATCTCCCAATCCACCCTCGCCTCCACCACCACCAGAAGATGATAAAAAAATCTGGTTCGTGCTTGTCGCCGGAGAACAAATTGGTCCCATCGGACAGCAAGAAGTTCTGGCCATGCTTGGACGAAAGCAAATTGATGGAAGAACCTACTCATGGCGCGAAGGTATGGGCGACTGGCTAACTCTCGGTAAAATCCCTGAGTTTGCTGAACCAGCCAACCAATCTGGTGATGCTTCTTGGCGGGTCATGACTCCTAAAGAGCCTACCGCCGCACCAGAACCCACTCCGCCGCAACAACCTGCAGTATCTGATAGCAGCGATATGCTGGCAGACGAGCCAACCGTTGCTATCAACCGAGACGACCTTGCAAAAGCATTGGCTCAAACGATGGGAACGCCTGCCGCAGAAGAACCTGCACCGCAGGCTCCTCAATCCAATATTGCAGAGGATCCAACTCAGGCAATCGCCATCGAGGACTTAGAAAAAGCCCTCAACCAAACCACCAAGGCAGCCTCTCTTCCAGAACCTGAGCCAGAACCTGAGCCAGAACCTACGCCGGAACCTGAGCCAGAGCCTGAACCTGAACCTGAACCTGAACCTGAGCCTGAACCTGAGCCGGAGCCTGAGCCGGAGCCGGAACCTTTTGTAGATACAACTGACGAGAATCTCACGGCACCTCATGAGGCGGCCCCGCAGAACGCCGAAAGCTCGCCCGAGTCGCTCGACAATACTGACTCTATTCCAGTTGTCATCGACGACGATGCACCGGCTACAGAGCCTGACTTTGCCAGCCTCTCTGCTCCAGCAGACGAGCCCTTTAGTCCATTCATTGATGCCAACCACGACATCAGCGACACGGACGAAGTCACAACGATGCCTCATCTTTTTGACACTCAAGAAGGTGACTTGACTTCAGAGCTTACCGCACCCCCTTCTCCAAAGGCAGAAGATGTGGTCTCTGCTGCAGCCTTACTTGCCGGTGTTCCCACCGGAGAAGCCATGGCTCGCGGCGGCTATGCGGGAAATGCTGAAGGCGAAGGAAACAGCAACGAGCACAACACAATGAAGCCCTTAAAAATGGGCGTGAATCCAGATCAAAACTACATCACCGCTGCTCCTGGCGAAGCCACTCGAGTTTTTATGGCAACTGCCGGGATTTTTGAGCGAAGACGCAACAACCGCATCGCCGCGGTGGTCGGCAGTGTTATGTTTTGTCTCATTGCAGGAACAGTGACTCTCGACCTCATGGGGTACATTGAAATCCCAGGCCTTGGTTTCGTATACAGCGTCACTGGTATCGAAGATCCCAACGTCGATCGCGCGGCGAAGCGTGTAGAAGAAAAACTCGTCTCCTCTAATATGACGGAGGAGGAACGCAACGCGCTTCGGCAGCAATTGATGGGCCTCAACAAAAAGAAAAAATCTAAAGCGCCTAAGGTCAAATTACGACCTGTTGCTGAAAAGGGAATTGATACATCTCACTCCCTTTCTAAAAATGAGCAAGATATGGCGACCAGTATCTTCACCGATATACGTAAAAAACGTCAGAAGATTAAACTGACCAAGCCATCGGATATTTCAACTCCAAACTTACCGGACGGCCTCACCTCCGAATCCATCTACAAGGTTATCACGGACAACAACCGCTCCATGAACCTTTGTCTTGTTGAGGCGATGCGCAAAGGCGAATCACCCAAAGGTAAAATGGAAATCGAGATGACGATTGCTGCCAACGGAACAGTTGTCAAAGTTGGAGTCGCTTCCAAGGGCTTTGATGATTCACCGATGGCAGAATGTACGATGCGTCGTGTGAAAAACTGGAGATTTCCGAAATTCAACGGTAAACCAGTTCCGGTTTCGTTTCCTGTAGTTTTATCCGGCAGCCTCTAA
- a CDS encoding biotin--[acetyl-CoA-carboxylase] ligase: MSFKEHVQRFETVESTMAEALKAAQQGVHPGTTILATSQTAGRGRRGRDWFSAEGAGLFATTVVYPKEPRDKVHQLSLVTGVAIHKALSKLGAKNALLKWPNDILVGTKKLCGILLECIDVKTEESPGGHAVLIGYGLNLKSAQNVVLNDEIKSLYVGMNELSDAPTSIDACIELILEELEAGIATWSQEGLAPTLDYWKSADALNGKTVQAQSGDGQIRGTACGLDSEGRLMLKDGETLKVVDSGEVFEIR; encoded by the coding sequence ATGAGCTTTAAAGAACACGTTCAACGTTTTGAAACAGTCGAGAGCACGATGGCCGAGGCGCTCAAAGCTGCTCAACAAGGCGTTCATCCGGGTACGACGATCCTCGCAACATCCCAGACAGCGGGCCGAGGACGAAGAGGCCGGGATTGGTTCTCAGCCGAGGGCGCAGGGTTATTTGCGACCACCGTCGTTTACCCCAAAGAGCCCCGTGACAAAGTTCACCAGCTCAGCCTGGTTACCGGCGTGGCAATTCACAAAGCCCTCAGTAAGCTGGGTGCGAAAAACGCACTGCTTAAGTGGCCCAACGACATTCTGGTTGGCACGAAGAAGCTCTGCGGTATTTTACTCGAGTGCATTGATGTGAAAACCGAAGAATCGCCCGGTGGACACGCTGTTTTGATAGGTTATGGCCTCAACCTAAAAAGCGCGCAAAATGTTGTTTTAAATGATGAAATCAAGTCTCTGTATGTCGGCATGAATGAGCTAAGCGACGCCCCAACAAGCATCGACGCATGCATCGAACTGATTCTTGAGGAATTGGAAGCTGGCATCGCGACCTGGAGCCAAGAAGGGCTTGCCCCAACTTTGGACTATTGGAAAAGTGCGGATGCATTAAACGGCAAAACGGTTCAGGCCCAATCGGGTGACGGGCAAATCCGCGGAACCGCTTGTGGGCTCGACAGCGAAGGTCGCCTGATGCTTAAAGACGGCGAGACTCTAAAAGTTGTAGATTCAGGCGAAGTATTTGAGATCCGTTAA
- a CDS encoding DUF4398 domain-containing protein → MIGLLLSLTLLVITGCGPVVSGVRILKADIALGEAQTAGAKETAVYEYTAAKVYLDKAREEHGYSDFWGARVYADKALKFARKAKKRAEVENRVGPQSDSSAVKIVPIPQNEAVSP, encoded by the coding sequence ATCATTGGGTTACTTTTAAGTTTAACCCTACTCGTCATTACAGGTTGTGGTCCCGTTGTAAGCGGTGTGCGTATTCTTAAGGCAGATATTGCTTTGGGAGAGGCTCAAACCGCTGGGGCTAAAGAAACTGCTGTTTACGAATACACAGCAGCAAAAGTCTATTTAGATAAAGCACGTGAAGAACACGGATACTCCGATTTTTGGGGTGCCCGCGTTTATGCAGACAAGGCGCTTAAATTTGCCCGCAAAGCAAAGAAACGTGCAGAAGTCGAAAATCGTGTGGGACCTCAATCAGATTCATCTGCAGTGAAGATTGTACCGATTCCTCAAAACGAAGCGGTGTCACCATGA
- a CDS encoding response regulator: protein MVGKQRIGDFLVAQGLLDRDTVEQLGRERLLSQTRLASAAVQAGHITKDQALSALNTYYGYPTVDLDTIEIEREVLQLIPEKVAQEQLVLPIGVEDRNLLLGMVNPMDQQVIEEVSFATGLSVRPHICLHEQLFQAIEAAYTTQDEIYKGPFAPRTDATVQIDAAAMFQVEPEGAEALISDPESQDDGDTIIVEVADLPETPNDKRACILVVEDDPQIQHLIMKTLEAEGYRVVGASRGLEALKLIKTKKPDLLVLDAMLPEVHGFEICRKVKESRKFGHVPVLMISAMYRGWRIAEDITNTYGVDSFLEKPFRVADLREKVSTLLKQEPCPKPHELGQSAKEHFSSAIQAFEQDDFAQAFTLLRQAESEEPFSSRIQFALGQVLEKDAQSFQAMYHYERAMELDPNLYAAAQNLALLYQAKGFKRKAVEMWERALLSAPSEDVRNNIKQHLVNIL from the coding sequence ATGGTGGGCAAACAACGCATTGGTGACTTTTTAGTCGCCCAAGGTCTTCTAGACCGAGATACTGTTGAGCAACTGGGACGTGAGCGTTTGCTTAGCCAGACACGCTTAGCTTCTGCAGCGGTACAAGCTGGTCACATCACAAAAGACCAAGCCTTATCAGCGCTCAACACCTATTACGGTTATCCCACGGTAGATCTTGATACCATCGAAATTGAGCGCGAAGTTTTGCAGCTCATTCCTGAAAAGGTTGCCCAAGAACAACTGGTACTTCCGATTGGTGTAGAGGATCGTAATTTACTTCTGGGCATGGTTAACCCCATGGACCAACAAGTCATAGAAGAAGTTAGCTTTGCAACCGGGTTGTCTGTACGGCCCCATATTTGCCTTCACGAACAACTCTTCCAAGCCATTGAAGCGGCCTACACAACTCAGGACGAAATCTACAAAGGTCCATTTGCGCCGAGAACCGATGCAACCGTGCAAATCGATGCCGCTGCGATGTTCCAAGTTGAGCCCGAGGGTGCTGAAGCTCTGATTTCAGATCCCGAAAGTCAGGATGATGGCGACACCATCATCGTCGAAGTGGCCGATCTACCGGAAACGCCCAATGACAAGCGCGCTTGTATACTCGTGGTTGAAGATGATCCTCAAATTCAGCATCTCATTATGAAAACTCTCGAGGCTGAAGGTTATCGGGTCGTTGGTGCAAGCAGAGGGCTTGAAGCACTTAAGCTTATCAAAACGAAAAAGCCTGACCTCTTGGTCTTGGATGCAATGCTACCTGAAGTCCACGGTTTCGAAATTTGTCGTAAAGTAAAAGAGAGTCGCAAATTCGGTCATGTACCTGTTTTGATGATCTCTGCAATGTACCGAGGCTGGCGAATCGCTGAAGACATCACCAATACCTACGGCGTTGATTCCTTCTTGGAGAAACCTTTTCGTGTTGCCGATCTGCGAGAGAAAGTATCAACTCTCCTAAAACAAGAGCCCTGCCCTAAACCCCATGAACTGGGACAGAGCGCTAAAGAACATTTTAGCTCGGCTATTCAAGCTTTTGAACAAGATGACTTTGCGCAGGCCTTTACCTTGCTTAGGCAAGCAGAGTCGGAAGAGCCATTTTCCTCACGCATTCAATTCGCCCTTGGGCAAGTCCTTGAGAAAGACGCTCAAAGCTTCCAAGCGATGTATCACTATGAGAGAGCCATGGAGCTCGATCCAAACCTCTATGCCGCCGCCCAAAACTTGGCATTACTTTATCAAGCTAAGGGTTTTAAACGTAAAGCTGTCGAAATGTGGGAGAGAGCCCTTCTCAGTGCTCCCAGTGAAGACGTTCGTAACAACATCAAGCAACATCTGGTAAACATCCTGTGA